CCTTATCTGACAGGGCTGATCATAGCGGCAGTATTTTACTTTTACCGGCGAAAAATCGTATTAGGAGCCGTTTTTATGGCCTGTGCGATCATGACAAAGGGGTTGTTTGCCCTGGTGCCCGTAGGGGCCGCCATTGGCGGACAATTGCTGTTTACCCGTCAATGGAAGGAGTTGTTGCATCTTCGCTGGTTGCTGGCATTTTTCCTGACAGCATTATTCATTACACCGGAGCTGTATGCCCTGTACCAGCAGTTCGACCTGCACCCGGAGAAGACGGTTTTCGGTACCACGCATGTATCGGGGCTGCGGTTTTTCTTCTGGGATAGCCAGTTTGGCCGTTTTATGAATACCGGGCCTATCAAGGGAGCCGGGGATCCGTTCTTCTTTTTTCATACGGTATTATGGGCTTTTTTGCCGTGGTCGGTGATGTTATATGCAGCCCTCATTATTTTCATCAGGAGATGGAAGCAGCAGCGGGAATATTATTGCATCAGTGCCGCGCTGGCAACATTTATTTTGTTTTCCTTGTCGCGGTTCCAGTTGCCACATTACCTGAATATCATCTTTCCTTTCTTTGCCATACTCACGGCAGCATATATTCTTTCATTGCAAACAGAAAAAGGGCTGAAGTTTTTCCGGGTTACACAATACAGCATTATCATACTGATAGCCGTTGTAACGGTGGTTATAGACCTGCTGTATAAGCCTGCGATGGAGCATGCCTGGATGTTACTGGCGGGAGTATTGTTGATAATATATCTGCTGTTGCATTACTGGTTGGATAAAAACACACGGGAGGCGGTTTTTTACCGGACGATAGCGATCAGTATTTTATTGAACCTTTATCTGAACACTATTCTTTACCCCGATATGATGCAGTACCAGAGCGGCAGTGTGGCGGCGAAGTATGCAAACGAGCATTTACCGGGGCAGGCGGTGGAGCTGTATCAGGTTAATTCTTATTCATTTGATTTTTATCTGAAGGCGGCAGTATTAAGGGGAGACACAGCAGCACCGGTTGTTTTTACGAGCCGGGAGGGGCTGGTATCTTTGGAACAGCAGGGGTATATATGTGAAGTGTTGCGGATATTTCCACATTTTTATGTGAGTAAGCTGGATATGCCGTTTGTGCGGAAAGCTACGAGGGACGGGGCATTGGGAGAGCGAATGTTAGTAGCGGTGAAGGGAGCCGGAAAAAAAATCTAAAAAAAGTGGAAGAAGATTTTGCAGAAATGAAAATTTGCCTATTTTTGCAATCCCAAATCGCACAGACGGTGAGGGAAATACTCCTCCTTAGCTCAGTTGGTTAGAGCATCTGACTGTTAATCAGAGGGTCGCTGGTTCAAGTCCAGCAGGGGGAGCGAAGGAAAAGGTTCACAGAAATGTGGACCTTTTTTTATGTATAGACTATTTGTATAGTACCCATAGATATCCCCCTACTCCCAACAATAACGAACTTTAGCTATCTTCAGCATTAAGTGTTTAACCAATGACTAACATGTTGAAATTTGACTTAGAAATAGATATTCCTGCATCTCTTGAAATTGTTCATATGGAAGATAGAGTTAGGTTTCGTGGAAAGAAAGAAGACATCAGACTATTCGCAAGGGAATTTTATAAGCTCCGGGACCTCACAGACGGACAAGTTTGCAAACTGGGAAATTATTCTCTGAAGGTGTCGGATTGGGTTACAGCAGACAGGGAAAGAGAAAATTGGATAGAGCTGCCTGCACATGCCTGGGTAGTTATGGGAAGTAAATTCACGGAAGTAGCATATGAAGATGAGGAGAATCCATTTGACTTTAATGATTGCGGTTATACAGACAAAAATCCATTTGATATTGGTGTAGAAGTAGTGGATTTGCCTATTCGGTATATGGAATTTCATGAAGATGGGACGTATAAGGAGAAGATTATCAGAAGATAACGTTGGTGTTGTTAACCTGGTTCAAATTGCCCATAAAAGGCTGTTCGCCTTTATTTTTTGTTGTTCCCGTTGGTTGTTATAAACTCCATCGCTTCGGAAAAAGTAGTCACCCAATAATCGCTTTGATGCGTTCTAAAATACTCCAAAAATGCTTTGTGTGTTTCAGCTGAAATTTGAAATAGTTGTCCACCAACACCATGAAACTGATAAACTCCCATCCCTCCTGCTTTCTTCACCTTTTCTGCAAATGAAATCAGTTCATTTAACGTTGTGCCCGTCCATACATGCCAGGATGGGACTTGCATTGAATTCAGGTGTCTAAAATCAGTAATGATACTATTGCTGTCTCCACCGGTTCGGCCAAACTTTACTAAACCTTTGTCTTGAATGATTTTTGAATAATCTGTGTCCCCAATAAATACGTTGTTGCATGGAAAGGCAAATGCCCGAATTTTTCTTTCGGGGTCCAACAAAGAAAGAATAGCGTTTTGAGTGGTGATTTCAGTTATAATTCTGTCAATAGTGTAATGGTCTATTGCAACAGCTTTGTTCCAGCCAAGTTTTTCAGGACAAGGATGAAATAAGGTGTGATTTGCAAGTTCATGTCTGTTTCTGGCGGCTAGGGTCCAGCCAAGAACCGCTTCAGGGGTTTGCCCGATGATGTCAGATTTGGCGGAGCCTTGAATTGAATTTATGAAAAAAGTAGCTTTTAAACCAACGGCATCCAATTGAGGGATGACAGTTGAAAGTTGCGTTTCCAAACCGTCGTCATAAGTCAGACAGATAATAGCTCTTTTTGAATTGTCAGTCTTTTTTGTCTGGGCAACAGAAGATGCGAAATAAAGAGTAGCTGCAAGGACGAATATCAAACATATTTTTGAATTCATGTTCGAGGTTTTAAACTGTTGATAGGGGTACGCCCAACTTATTTAATTACTTTTACCGAAAGTATAAACTTTCGCAAAAACAAGCATACTCAATTTACGAAACAAAAAATTTTATAAGAACACTTAAACTGAAGGCTAAGTAATTTTTCCTCAGATCAATATACCCCGTATATTTACACCGGACACACGACACATCAGCACAAACCAACACGCTATCGACTCAAACGTCCCGCAATTACTACCAACATCCTTATCCCGCTAAACATGCATCACCTGAACATCATTACCCACATCGTCTCCGGCACCATAGCCCTGCTCCTCGGCCTCGCCGCTATCCTGACAACAAAAGGCAGTAAATGGCATATCCTCGCGGGGCGCTGGTTTCTCGTATTTCTTGCCATGGTGATCATTACCGGCCTGATAGGCGTATTGGTATTTGGCAGAAATACCTTCCTGCTGGTTATTACTATGCTAAGCGCCTACGTAGCCTTTTCCGGATATCGTGCAATGAAATTAAAATCCAACCGGTTCCGTATATTGGATGCTACTATTGCTATCATTACACTGGCAACCGTGTTTTATTTCATTTATTATTTCAGATCTATTGGAATGATCTGGTCGCCGGTAATCATTTACAGTACTGTTGGATACTTATTATTTATTATATCCTATGATTTTTTTCGGTATCTGATTCCGCAGAATAGATATGGTAATCTTTGGTTGTATGAACACATTCTCAAAATGATGAGTGCATTCAGCGGAATACTGTCGGCTTTTACAGGCACTGTTTTCCCGCAGTATCATCCTTACAGCCAGTTCCTGCCTTCTACAGCCGGAACCATTGTAGCCATTGGATTTATGATATATTGTTTTAGGAAGAAGATGGCAACTACGGTGGCGTAAAGGATAGGAACAGGATAAGGTGACGAAAAACTTTGCCAGGACAGGCGGCCGATAAGTAATTTTTTCTATCTTTAAAGCAAATGCGGAAATAGCTCATCTGGTAGAGCGACAGCTTCCCAAGCTGTAGGTGGCGGGTTCGAGTCCCGTTTTCCGCTCACCCGAAGAAGCGCTGGCTCAACCCGGCGCTTCTTTTTTGCATATATGAAATCAGGAGAAAATAGACCGGTAGTCGGTTACAAACCGGGCGAAGCTAATGGGAGCGGTGTTTGTTACATCGTCTACTGTTGTATGAACAGCTGACGCCTCTCCTCTTGCATAATGGGCGTAATCCTCAATTAACCCACCGATCTGCCATTCAGGAAAGCCGG
The genomic region above belongs to Chitinophaga sp. 180180018-3 and contains:
- a CDS encoding glycosyltransferase family 39 protein encodes the protein MLTLPTTRTFVLTEKQVWLLITAMVVLLQFSALFVPILEPDGALYAGIAKTMVQKHDYWNLYADGHDWLDKPHFPFWITAISFQIFGIHTWSYKLPAILFLLMGAWYTYRFALYLYGEKVARWAVCILLTAEHLVISNNDVRAEPYLTGLIIAAVFYFYRRKIVLGAVFMACAIMTKGLFALVPVGAAIGGQLLFTRQWKELLHLRWLLAFFLTALFITPELYALYQQFDLHPEKTVFGTTHVSGLRFFFWDSQFGRFMNTGPIKGAGDPFFFFHTVLWAFLPWSVMLYAALIIFIRRWKQQREYYCISAALATFILFSLSRFQLPHYLNIIFPFFAILTAAYILSLQTEKGLKFFRVTQYSIIILIAVVTVVIDLLYKPAMEHAWMLLAGVLLIIYLLLHYWLDKNTREAVFYRTIAISILLNLYLNTILYPDMMQYQSGSVAAKYANEHLPGQAVELYQVNSYSFDFYLKAAVLRGDTAAPVVFTSREGLVSLEQQGYICEVLRIFPHFYVSKLDMPFVRKATRDGALGERMLVAVKGAGKKI
- a CDS encoding polysaccharide deacetylase family protein, with the translated sequence MNSKICLIFVLAATLYFASSVAQTKKTDNSKRAIICLTYDDGLETQLSTVIPQLDAVGLKATFFINSIQGSAKSDIIGQTPEAVLGWTLAARNRHELANHTLFHPCPEKLGWNKAVAIDHYTIDRIITEITTQNAILSLLDPERKIRAFAFPCNNVFIGDTDYSKIIQDKGLVKFGRTGGDSNSIITDFRHLNSMQVPSWHVWTGTTLNELISFAEKVKKAGGMGVYQFHGVGGQLFQISAETHKAFLEYFRTHQSDYWVTTFSEAMEFITTNGNNKK